The Bacteroidales bacterium DNA segment TACTTCAGCTGGATTAATTTGAGCCATATCTTTTTCGTTTCGCTATTATTTCCCGGCAACAACCAGGTTATTTTTAATATTATCTTTTAATCTCTTAATCAAAGTCTTTGTTGATGCATCATATTGATAATCGCCAAGTTTTACAACAAATCCACCCAACAAATCAGCATTTACATATTCGTGTAATTGAACCTCTTTGCCACTTAATTTCTTAAGCATATTGAGGATAGCTGTTTTTGCATCTTTTTCTAAATCGCCGGCAGTCGTTAACCAAGCCTCTGTAATTCCACGGTAGTCGTTATAAATATTCAAAAGCGATTCTGCTACTTGAGGAATAATATCTTCACGACCATTTTTAGCTAAAAGACTTAAAAAGCTTAAACTGAGCTTATCGATATTTTTCTCGAATAAAGCCGTAAAAACGGCAATCTTTTTATGCGCTTTAACAACCGGACTTTTTAAAAGCAAAGCCAAGTCTCTATTTTCAACAACAACATCATTCACCAATTGCATATCTTTTGCAACAACTTCTAGATTTTGTTGCTCTAGAGCTAACTCAAAAAGTGCTTTTGCGTATCGGTTTGCCAGACGAATTTGCTTCATTTTATTTAGTTTAGTTGATTATCGGCTTCGCCAATAAGCTTATCCATCAATTCCTTTTGCTTTTTATCATCAGAAAGTTCTGCTTTGAGTAATTTCTCGGCAATCTCTATTGATAAATCGGCTACTTGATTTTTCAATTCGCTTAAAGCAGCAGTTTTTTCTTGTTCGATAACGGATTTGGCGTTTTCAATAATTTGTTTTGCTTCCGATTCTGCTTGCCCTTTAGCTGTGGCAATCATATCGTCTTTTAATTTTTTAGCTTCACGAATCATTTCTTCACGCTCATCACGAGCTTCTTTTAACAACTCTTCGTTATTGGCTTGCAGGTTTTGGATCTCTTCGCGAGCCTGACGAGCAGATTCCAAAGAATTTGCAATCTCTTCTTCTCTCTCTTTTAATCCACCTAAAATTAAAGGCCAAACAA contains these protein-coding regions:
- the atpF gene encoding F0F1 ATP synthase subunit B; the protein is MELVNPGIGLIFWMTLSFGIVLFLLSKFVWPLILGGLKEREEEIANSLESARQAREEIQNLQANNEELLKEARDEREEMIREAKKLKDDMIATAKGQAESEAKQIIENAKSVIEQEKTAALSELKNQVADLSIEIAEKLLKAELSDDKKQKELMDKLIGEADNQLN
- the atpH gene encoding ATP synthase F1 subunit delta encodes the protein MKQIRLANRYAKALFELALEQQNLEVVAKDMQLVNDVVVENRDLALLLKSPVVKAHKKIAVFTALFEKNIDKLSLSFLSLLAKNGREDIIPQVAESLLNIYNDYRGITEAWLTTAGDLEKDAKTAILNMLKKLSGKEVQLHEYVNADLLGGFVVKLGDYQYDASTKTLIKRLKDNIKNNLVVAGK